In the bacterium genome, TTGCTCCTTGGAAAAGAGATGAAGTTTTTGTTGAAAATGCTCCCTTGAATATACGGATATATGTTTGGGTGGGCAATTTGATTTCTCGCTTAATAGGGGCGTTTTTGCGTTCAGCTGTTTTTTTAGGTTTTGTTGTTGTTATGGTTTTGTGGGTTGTGGCGCTAATCAGTGTTCTTTGTTTTTGGCTCTTTTATCCTTTAATTGTTTTATTCTTAGGTGTTGCCGCATTATTTTATTTAGCTAAAGGACTTTATGTTGCCTAAAGATAACCACATAAATTTTAATCGTTCCTACCTTTCCTTATTAGACAAGGTGGAGAAACAGATCCAGAAACCGCTTTTTAGATTTTTAATTTATCTTCTTACTTTTATTGGAGCAGGGGGGATTTTTTATCTCTTAATAGGAATCTGTTTTTGGCCTTCTGATACTTATCTTGGTTTAGCTTTGCTTGCCCTTTTGTTTTTTGTTCTTTTAGAGGGTTATCTTGGTTATTATGGCTTTTTGAAAAATTATATTGGAAAGGTTCATTTTCATTCAGCTAATCTTGTAGATTATCTTAATTTGAATCTCTATCGTATCTTCAGAGAAGAATCTGAAAATATAAGAGTGCCGGAGTTGATGTTAAGGCTGATGCAGGAAAAAAAGGTTTTGCTTTTTTTGCAGCGTTTGGAGCTTTCCCCTTCGTGGCTAAAAGAGATTTTACTCAAAGAGAAAGAGCCTCGCTTTGCTTTAAAAAATCTTTTAGAAGAGAGTTTGGCTTTGGCTTTTTCTTTAGGAGAAAAACGGGTGGATGAGCTAATAGTTTTTTTGCTTCTTTTAGAAATCTTCCCTTTGACAGCTTCTATCCTACATCGTCAGAGAATAGAGAGAAAAGATTTGATTTTGCTTTATCGTTGGTTTAAAAATAAAAAAAGCAAAAAGATTTTTCAGGTTAGATTTACTGGTGGTATTGCCCGTGACTGGACTATAGGTTATTCGCCAATACTGGATCGTTTTGCTGTAAATTTGGCTTATCTCAAGACGGCTGAGTGGGAAACCTTAGCTCACAGAGAGCTAAAAGAAGAGCTTGAAAATGTTTTGATTCAGAGCCGAAAAGGGAATGTGCTTTTAGTGGGCAAGCCGGGAATTGGCAAACGTTCCTTAGTGATTGCCTTGGCTCAAGATTTGAAAAAGGGGATCTGTCCTTTTTCTTTAGCTTATAAGCGTATTTTGGAGATTAAGATGGAACAGGTTTTGACCTCAGGTAAAGATGAGGCAGGCATCAGGTCTTTATTTGGGGAAATTTTAAATGATGTCTTTAGAGCCGGTGATGTAATTCTTTATTTTGATGATTTTTCTGTTCTTTGCGGAGGCGGCAGAGCTTTGGGTAAAGCCAACCTAATAGATTTGATTTTGCCCTATCTTAAGCACCCTGCTTTTCAAATAATTGCTTCTATTTCACCTGGGGATTATGAGCATTATATTGTCCAAAACCAATCATTGATGGAGAGTCTTAATTTTATTGAGATTAAGGAGCCAAATTACATTGAGAATTTTTTGATATTGGAAGGGGCAGCTTTGACTTTGGAGAGTAAAAGTCAGCTCTTTTTTAGCTATTTGGCTTTGCGTCAAATAATAGAGCTTTCAGAGCGTTATTTTTGGCAGGAGCCTTTTCCTATAAAATCTATCCATCTTTTAGAAAAGATTTCTCAAAAAGCTGTTGGCAGGGGTGTTGTTTTTATTACCAAGGAAACAGTAAGTAGGTTTTTTGAAGAGATAACTAAGATTAAAGTAGGTGAAGTAAGGGAAGAAGAAAAAACAATACTTTTACATTTAGAGGAGATTTTGCACGAGCGTATAGTTGACCAAAAAGAGGCAATAAAGCTTTTAGCTGAAGCTATCAGAATTAGGAGAGCAGGCATAAAGCAGGAACGCAAGCCAATGGGAAGCTTTCTTTTTCTAGGGCCTACAGGAGTAGGCAAAACTGAAACCGCCAAAGCTATAACTGAAGCTTATTTTGGTTCTGAAGGGGCGATGGTTAGATTTGATATGAGCGAATTTCAAAACAAAAAAGATGTTTACCGCTTTATTGGCCATTTTGAGACTAATTTTCCTGGTGAGTTGATAGAGGCAGTGAAACAAAACCCTTCAGGAGTAATACTTTTAGATGAATTCGAGAAGGCACATCCTGATATTTTGAATTTGTTTTTACAGGTTTTAGATGAAGGTTTTTTGACTGATGTTTTTGGCCAAAAGGTTTATTTTACCAACCATATTATCATAGCTACCTCAAGCGCTGGTTCTAACTATTTGGTAGAGTTGCTTAAAAAATACAAGAATTATAAGGAAGTTAGCAAGAAACTCGTTGATTACTTAATTCAAGAGAGAGTTTTTAGGGCAGAGTTATTGAATCGTTTTAACAAAGTGATAGTTTTTAAACCTCTCGGTCCCAAAGAGATTTACCAGATTGCTGAATTAAAATTGGCTAAGCTAAAGGAAGAGATTTACCGTTCCAAGAGGATTGAGCTAGAGGTGGCACCAGAAGTGTTGCAAAAATTAGCTAAAGCAGGTTTTAAACCTGAATTTGGCGCCAGAGAGCTAGAAAGGGTGATTAGAGAAAAGATAGAATCATTAGTGGCTCAAAAAATTATTCAGGGTCAGCTCAAAGCTGGTGCCAAAATTGTGATTCGAACAAAGGATTTGTAGTCTTAAATTTTTTCTCCAAAGACAAAGCTAACAACAGATCCCTTTCTGACAGCCTAGTCTTTATTACTGCCAAACCCAAAGAATCAGTCTATGACCTTATCCTTAAAGTTCTGAATAAATACTTTGGGTGGATGATTAAGAAGTTTGGGAGGTAAGAGTTGTTTGGCAGTACTCAAGATTTTGTCAAGGGGTTTTGTAGAGTAGGGGATGATTTTCTCTTGACAAAAATGTAAAGAAAACTTTACAATAGCATTTGATGGCTGATGAATTGAAAAAAAGACGCCAAGCTAAGGATTTAGCTCAAGAGAAGTTAGCAAGAAAGTTGGGTATTTCAAGACAAACATTGCATTCTTTAGAGACAGGGAAGTGTAAGCCTTCTTTGGTCCTTTTAGCCAAGATAGAAAATTTTTTTCAAACTTCTTGGCGGGATCTTTTCCCCAATATTGCTTCCCAGTATCCTTTAGCAATAAAAAAACAAACTAATCAAAATAATAAGGAGGGTTTTATGCGAAGAAGGGATTTTGAAAAATTTTTTGATTTTCACTTTCCTCATTTCAAAGACTTCTTTGCTTTGTCTTGGCCAGAAGTGTGGGAGAAGATGGGGTTTGTGGCTAGAGTTAATTTAGTTGATAAAGGGAGTTTTTTGGAGTTATTAGTTGATCTTCCCGGCTTTAAAAAAGATGAAACAGAGGTAGAAGTAATGCCCAGGGAAGTTTTGGTCAGAGCTAAGAGAAGAGAAGAGAAAAGAGAAAAGGCAAAAGGTGTGTATTATAATGAAGCTACAGCGGCAGAGGTTTCCAGAAGAATAGCTTTGCCATCTGAAATAGATCCTGACAAAAGCAAAGCAGAGTTAAAAGACGGTCGCTTAAGGGTTGTTTTACCTAAGCTCAAGTCTCAAGAATCAAGAACTATAAAGCCTGAGTAAAATGTGTTAAAATAAAACCTTTATGAAGTGTCAACGTTGCGGAAAAAAAGAGGCGCGAGTCAAAATCACTCGTATTGTTAATGGTCAGGTAAAGACTGAGTATCTTTGTGAAGATTGCGCGGCGGAAATAAGGGGAAATAATGGTTTTGATTTTGGTTTTGATTTTTCAGATTTATTCTCTAATTTTTTTGGCGACAGTTTTGGCGGTTCGTTTGGTTCTCCCAGCCGCAAAGAAGAGTATGATATTGAAGGATTCTTTTCCGAAAGATTAAAAGAGGTATTAGAGCGAGCGAAAAAAATAGCTG is a window encoding:
- a CDS encoding Hsp20 family protein, with the translated sequence MADELKKRRQAKDLAQEKLARKLGISRQTLHSLETGKCKPSLVLLAKIENFFQTSWRDLFPNIASQYPLAIKKQTNQNNKEGFMRRRDFEKFFDFHFPHFKDFFALSWPEVWEKMGFVARVNLVDKGSFLELLVDLPGFKKDETEVEVMPREVLVRAKRREEKREKAKGVYYNEATAAEVSRRIALPSEIDPDKSKAELKDGRLRVVLPKLKSQESRTIKPE
- a CDS encoding ATP-dependent Clp protease ATP-binding subunit, which produces MLPKDNHINFNRSYLSLLDKVEKQIQKPLFRFLIYLLTFIGAGGIFYLLIGICFWPSDTYLGLALLALLFFVLLEGYLGYYGFLKNYIGKVHFHSANLVDYLNLNLYRIFREESENIRVPELMLRLMQEKKVLLFLQRLELSPSWLKEILLKEKEPRFALKNLLEESLALAFSLGEKRVDELIVFLLLLEIFPLTASILHRQRIERKDLILLYRWFKNKKSKKIFQVRFTGGIARDWTIGYSPILDRFAVNLAYLKTAEWETLAHRELKEELENVLIQSRKGNVLLVGKPGIGKRSLVIALAQDLKKGICPFSLAYKRILEIKMEQVLTSGKDEAGIRSLFGEILNDVFRAGDVILYFDDFSVLCGGGRALGKANLIDLILPYLKHPAFQIIASISPGDYEHYIVQNQSLMESLNFIEIKEPNYIENFLILEGAALTLESKSQLFFSYLALRQIIELSERYFWQEPFPIKSIHLLEKISQKAVGRGVVFITKETVSRFFEEITKIKVGEVREEEKTILLHLEEILHERIVDQKEAIKLLAEAIRIRRAGIKQERKPMGSFLFLGPTGVGKTETAKAITEAYFGSEGAMVRFDMSEFQNKKDVYRFIGHFETNFPGELIEAVKQNPSGVILLDEFEKAHPDILNLFLQVLDEGFLTDVFGQKVYFTNHIIIATSSAGSNYLVELLKKYKNYKEVSKKLVDYLIQERVFRAELLNRFNKVIVFKPLGPKEIYQIAELKLAKLKEEIYRSKRIELEVAPEVLQKLAKAGFKPEFGARELERVIREKIESLVAQKIIQGQLKAGAKIVIRTKDL